One genomic window of Pseudomonas chlororaphis subsp. piscium includes the following:
- a CDS encoding DUF6555 family protein, whose translation MNSIKTFEIRYCFAGSQRTFTYQGARLSDSDTWYLAFLHSGCLITHDTPCGGTYRTMQRFAESSGVTLAKWRELSEKT comes from the coding sequence ATGAACAGCATCAAGACTTTCGAGATTCGCTATTGTTTCGCAGGTTCGCAAAGGACCTTCACTTACCAGGGAGCACGATTGAGCGACAGCGACACCTGGTATCTGGCCTTCCTGCATTCCGGGTGCCTGATTACCCACGACACCCCCTGCGGCGGGACCTACCGCACCATGCAAAGATTCGCGGAGAGCAGCGGCGTCACGTTGGCGAAATGGAGAGAGCTGTCTGAAAAGACCTAG
- a CDS encoding DUF1652 domain-containing protein has translation MLSMDELCQILESGFLPLSCTCSVNLDGSLAIKVFEPQSGRIDLFITGVSTEHLTSVRAAANFVGELRTEIRAGRRAFAGGF, from the coding sequence ATGCTCTCGATGGACGAGCTTTGCCAGATCCTGGAGTCCGGTTTCCTGCCGCTTTCCTGCACCTGCAGCGTCAACCTCGACGGCTCCCTGGCGATCAAGGTTTTCGAGCCGCAAAGCGGGCGGATCGATCTGTTCATTACCGGGGTCTCGACCGAGCATCTCACCAGTGTTCGGGCGGCGGCCAATTTTGTCGGTGAGTTGCGGACTGAAATCAGGGCGGGGCGTCGGGCATTTGCCGGCGGTTTCTAG
- a CDS encoding DUF6388 family protein, with protein MATPEHPHEVALQKFLAARPELREALDHLNPLAAQARGETQEQYRAERLHEAFEAEAERQGLFAWELSLQLTAQSTEEFAARRLEVHREVAEMADMPWAEYCELHGLPRD; from the coding sequence ATGGCCACACCCGAACACCCGCATGAAGTGGCCCTGCAGAAGTTTCTCGCGGCGCGCCCGGAGCTTCGTGAAGCACTCGATCACCTCAACCCCCTGGCCGCCCAGGCCAGGGGCGAAACCCAGGAACAATACCGTGCGGAGCGGCTGCACGAAGCCTTCGAGGCCGAGGCGGAACGTCAGGGCCTGTTTGCCTGGGAACTGAGCCTGCAACTGACCGCGCAGAGCACGGAAGAATTCGCCGCGCGGCGGCTCGAAGTGCACCGGGAAGTGGCGGAAATGGCCGACATGCCCTGGGCCGAGTATTGCGAGCTACACGGCCTGCCACGCGATTGA
- a CDS encoding YoaK family protein encodes MLPSSTSLRTNPGLLRREKWRGRIGLCLVASLSVLAGMTDAIGFMATGDFVSFMSGNTTRLAVAISDADLALSLHLVLLVATFIAGNALGIVVSRFGGRRALPLLLCIATLLCAAAAWPFEQRLPAVLAAIISMGMLNAAVEEVNGLPVGLTYVTGALSRFGRGLGRWMLGERRNGWRIQLVPWSGMFAGAVLGAVLEQHLGLAALFVSGLLSALLGLLSLKIPHRWQLGYMPR; translated from the coding sequence ATGTTGCCCTCTTCCACCAGCCTCCGAACTAACCCGGGCCTGCTGCGCCGCGAGAAATGGCGCGGCCGCATAGGCTTGTGCCTGGTAGCCAGCCTGTCGGTGCTGGCCGGCATGACCGACGCCATCGGCTTCATGGCCACCGGGGACTTCGTGTCCTTCATGAGCGGCAACACCACGCGCCTGGCCGTCGCCATCAGCGATGCCGACCTCGCCCTGAGCCTGCATCTGGTGCTGCTGGTGGCCACCTTCATCGCCGGCAACGCCCTGGGCATAGTCGTCAGCCGCTTTGGCGGCCGCCGGGCCTTGCCGCTGCTGCTGTGCATTGCCACGCTGCTGTGCGCAGCGGCCGCCTGGCCGTTTGAACAACGGCTACCGGCCGTGCTGGCGGCGATCATCTCCATGGGCATGCTCAATGCCGCCGTCGAGGAAGTGAACGGGCTTCCCGTGGGCCTGACCTATGTTACCGGCGCCCTGTCACGCTTTGGCCGCGGCCTGGGCCGCTGGATGCTCGGCGAGCGGCGCAATGGCTGGCGCATCCAGCTGGTGCCCTGGAGCGGCATGTTCGCCGGGGCCGTGCTGGGCGCCGTTCTGGAGCAGCATCTCGGCCTCGCGGCACTGTTCGTCAGCGGCCTGCTGTCGGCGCTGCTGGGGCTGTTGTCGCTGAAGATCCCCCATCGCTGGCAACTGGGCTATATGCCGCGCTAA
- the tusD gene encoding sulfurtransferase complex subunit TusD — MKFAIALFSAAHAPSSRRALAFAQAALAGGHEIVRLFFYQDGVYSASDNIVTPQDELDLPAQWRSFVSEHQLDGVVCIAAALRRGVLDQEEAARYQRPAVNLSAPWELSGLGQLHDAVQAADRLICFGGP; from the coding sequence ATGAAGTTCGCCATTGCCCTTTTTTCCGCCGCTCACGCGCCCTCCTCGCGCCGCGCCCTGGCATTCGCCCAGGCGGCGCTGGCCGGAGGCCACGAGATCGTGCGGCTGTTTTTCTATCAGGATGGCGTGTACAGCGCATCGGACAACATCGTCACCCCGCAGGACGAACTGGACCTGCCCGCGCAATGGCGCAGCTTCGTCAGCGAGCACCAGCTCGATGGCGTGGTGTGCATTGCCGCGGCCCTGCGCCGCGGGGTGTTGGACCAGGAGGAAGCCGCGCGCTACCAGCGCCCGGCCGTCAACCTGAGCGCACCCTGGGAGCTTTCCGGGCTCGGCCAGTTGCACGACGCCGTACAGGCGGCCGACCGCCTGATCTGTTTTGGAGGGCCATGA
- the tusC gene encoding sulfurtransferase complex subunit TusC, whose protein sequence is MAQSLLIISRQAPWSGPGAREALDIVLAGGAFDLPIGLLFLDDGVFQLAPGQQAAAVQQKDLSANLQALSLFGVEQVFACGASVAERGLDPAALNLDEVQVLAPAELGALIDRFDQVITL, encoded by the coding sequence ATGGCGCAATCCCTGCTGATTATCAGCCGCCAGGCACCCTGGTCCGGTCCCGGCGCCCGCGAAGCCCTGGATATCGTGCTGGCCGGCGGCGCTTTCGATTTGCCGATCGGCCTGCTGTTTCTCGACGACGGCGTGTTTCAGCTGGCCCCCGGGCAGCAAGCCGCTGCCGTGCAGCAAAAAGACCTCAGCGCCAATCTGCAGGCGCTGTCTCTGTTTGGTGTGGAGCAGGTGTTCGCCTGTGGCGCCAGCGTGGCGGAACGCGGCCTCGACCCGGCCGCGCTGAACCTGGACGAGGTGCAGGTCCTGGCCCCGGCCGAACTCGGCGCACTCATTGACCGTTTTGACCAGGTGATCACCCTCTGA
- the tusB gene encoding sulfurtransferase complex subunit TusB, with amino-acid sequence MSTLHVLSHSPFTDSRLTSCLRLLGPQDAILLCGDAVYALQPGSAPLAALQARGEALALYVLAEDHQARGLEVPAWATSVDYPAFVALSIHYDKVNSWL; translated from the coding sequence ATGTCGACCTTGCACGTGCTGTCCCACTCGCCCTTCACCGACTCCCGGCTGACCAGTTGCCTGCGCCTGCTCGGCCCGCAGGATGCCATCCTCCTGTGTGGCGATGCGGTATACGCCCTGCAACCTGGCAGCGCGCCACTGGCGGCCCTGCAGGCACGCGGCGAGGCGCTGGCGCTCTACGTCCTGGCGGAAGACCACCAGGCCCGCGGCCTGGAAGTTCCGGCCTGGGCCACCAGTGTCGACTACCCAGCATTCGTCGCCCTGTCGATCCACTACGACAAGGTCAACAGCTGGTTATGA
- a CDS encoding TusE/DsrC/DsvC family sulfur relay protein → MNALTVGERAIALDKDGYLVELGDWSSEVADALAAAEQIELTPEHWEILELLRGFYQEFQLSPATRPLIKYTALKLGPDKGNSLHLNRLFKGTPAKLAAKLAGLPKPTNCL, encoded by the coding sequence ATGAACGCACTGACTGTCGGTGAACGCGCCATCGCCCTGGACAAGGACGGCTACCTGGTGGAACTGGGCGACTGGTCCAGCGAGGTGGCCGACGCCCTGGCCGCGGCGGAACAGATCGAACTGACCCCCGAGCACTGGGAAATCCTCGAGCTGCTGCGCGGCTTCTATCAAGAGTTCCAGTTGTCGCCCGCGACCCGTCCCCTGATCAAGTACACCGCCTTGAAGCTGGGCCCGGACAAGGGCAACAGCCTGCACCTGAACCGACTGTTCAAAGGCACTCCCGCCAAACTTGCCGCCAAGCTGGCGGGCCTGCCCAAGCCGACCAATTGCCTATGA
- a CDS encoding glycosyl transferase family protein, which translates to MTDFAPLTTETPAEHPFAQFVRILGKGKRGARSLTREEAREAMGMLLDDKVEDTQLGAFLMLLRHKEESPEELAGFTEALRQRLQTPPIKVDLDWPSYAGKKRHLPWFLLAAKCLAQNGVRILLHGGGAHTAGRLYTEQLLEQLQIPLCRDWQAVGTALDQGNLAFIPLGDWAPQLQRMIDLRNTLGLRSPIHSLARILNPLGARCGLQSIFHPGYQGVHRDASGLLGDNVIVIKGDGGEIEINPDSASHLYGTTGGVSWDEEWPALSEQRHVKPASLDPEHLKAVWRGDVQDSYPQLALIATMALALRGLGMPREQAFEQARQYWDARDRSI; encoded by the coding sequence ATGACCGATTTCGCCCCGCTGACCACCGAAACGCCCGCCGAGCATCCTTTCGCGCAGTTCGTGCGCATTCTCGGCAAAGGCAAACGCGGTGCCCGCAGCCTCACCCGTGAAGAAGCCCGTGAAGCCATGGGCATGCTGCTCGACGACAAGGTCGAGGATACCCAGCTCGGCGCCTTCCTGATGCTGTTGCGGCACAAGGAAGAAAGCCCCGAAGAACTGGCGGGCTTTACCGAAGCCCTGCGCCAGCGCCTGCAGACGCCGCCGATCAAGGTCGACCTGGACTGGCCCAGCTACGCCGGCAAAAAGCGCCACCTGCCCTGGTTCCTGCTGGCCGCCAAGTGCCTGGCGCAGAACGGCGTGCGCATCCTGCTGCACGGCGGTGGCGCCCATACCGCCGGCCGGCTGTACACCGAGCAATTGCTGGAGCAGTTGCAGATCCCGCTGTGCCGCGACTGGCAGGCGGTCGGTACCGCGCTGGACCAGGGCAACCTGGCCTTCATCCCCTTGGGCGACTGGGCGCCCCAGCTGCAACGCATGATCGACCTGCGCAACACCCTGGGCCTGCGCTCGCCGATCCACTCCCTGGCGCGCATCCTCAACCCGCTGGGCGCGCGCTGTGGCCTGCAAAGCATCTTCCACCCCGGCTATCAGGGCGTGCACCGCGATGCCAGCGGCCTGCTGGGGGACAACGTCATCGTGATCAAGGGCGACGGCGGTGAAATCGAGATCAACCCGGACAGCGCCAGCCACCTGTACGGCACCACCGGCGGCGTCAGCTGGGATGAGGAATGGCCGGCGCTGTCCGAGCAGCGTCATGTAAAACCGGCCAGCCTCGACCCCGAGCACCTGAAAGCCGTCTGGCGCGGCGACGTGCAGGACAGCTACCCGCAACTGGCGCTGATCGCCACCATGGCCCTGGCCCTGCGCGGGCTCGGCATGCCCCGGGAACAGGCGTTCGAGCAGGCTCGGCAATACTGGGATGCTCGCGACAGATCGATTTAG
- a CDS encoding glutathione S-transferase family protein has translation MGLLIEGRWHDQWYESSKDGAFLREQAQRRNWVTADGKPGPSGEGGFRAEAGRYHLYVSLACPWAHRTLILRKLKGLESLVDVSVVSWLMLEQGWTFDRALGSSGDKLDHLDFLHQRYTADTRDYTGRVTVPVLWDKQQKRIVSNESAEIIRMFNSAFDNLSGNGLDFYPEPLRREIDELNARIYPAVNNGVYRAGFATSQQAYEAAFDDVFAELDWLEQRLGSKRYLAGEYLTEADIRLFTTLIRFDAVYYGHFKCNLRRIADYPNLSNWLRELYQWPGIAETVDFTHIKGHYYASHRTINPTGVVPKGPAQDFDAAHDRERLSGRGVWQGNKK, from the coding sequence ATGGGCCTGCTGATTGAAGGACGCTGGCACGACCAGTGGTACGAAAGCAGCAAAGACGGCGCCTTCCTGCGCGAACAGGCGCAACGCCGCAACTGGGTGACCGCTGACGGCAAGCCGGGCCCAAGCGGCGAAGGCGGCTTCCGCGCGGAAGCCGGGCGTTATCACCTGTACGTTTCCCTCGCCTGCCCCTGGGCGCACCGCACGCTGATCCTACGCAAGCTCAAGGGCCTGGAAAGCCTGGTCGACGTGTCGGTGGTCAGCTGGCTGATGCTGGAACAAGGCTGGACTTTCGACCGGGCCCTGGGCTCCAGCGGCGACAAGCTGGATCACCTGGATTTCCTGCACCAACGCTACACCGCCGATACCCGCGACTACACCGGCCGCGTCACCGTACCCGTGCTCTGGGACAAACAGCAAAAACGCATCGTCAGCAACGAATCGGCGGAAATCATCCGCATGTTCAACAGCGCCTTCGATAACCTGAGCGGCAACGGCCTGGACTTCTACCCGGAGCCGCTACGCCGCGAAATCGACGAACTGAACGCGCGCATCTATCCGGCGGTGAACAATGGCGTCTATCGCGCCGGCTTCGCCACTTCGCAGCAAGCCTATGAAGCGGCCTTCGACGATGTGTTCGCCGAACTCGACTGGCTGGAACAGCGCCTGGGCAGCAAACGCTACCTGGCCGGCGAATACCTGACGGAAGCGGACATCCGCCTGTTCACCACGCTGATCCGCTTCGACGCGGTGTATTACGGTCACTTCAAGTGCAACCTGCGGCGGATCGCCGATTATCCGAACCTGTCGAACTGGCTGCGGGAGCTGTATCAGTGGCCAGGGATCGCCGAGACCGTGGACTTCACCCATATCAAGGGGCACTACTACGCCAGCCACCGCACCATCAATCCGACCGGCGTCGTGCCGAAAGGGCCGGCGCAGGACTTCGATGCGGCGCATGATCGCGAGCGTTTGAGCGGGCGTGGGGTTTGGCAAGGCAACAAGAAATAA
- the cysG gene encoding siroheme synthase CysG, with translation MEFLPLFHNLRGSRVLVVGGGEIALRKSRLLADAGALLRVVAPEVEPQLRELVTASGGECLLRGYVEADLDGCVLIIAATDDEPLNAQVSADAHRRCAPVNVVDAPALCSVIFPAIVDRSPLVIAVSSGGDAPVLARLIRAKLETWIPSTYGQLAGLAARFRNQVKGLFPDVQQRRAFWEDVFQGPIADRQLAGQGDEAERLLQAKIAGEAPHAPGEVYLVGAGPGDPDLLTFRALRLMQQADVVLYDRLVAPAILELCRRDAERVYVGKRRADHALPQEQINQQLVDLAKQGKRVLRLKGGDPFIFGRGGEEIEELAAHGIPFQVVPGITAASGCAAYAGIPLTHRDYAQSVRFVTGHLKDGTTDLPWADLVAPAQTLVFYMGLVGLPVICEQLIQHGRSADTPAALIQQGTTSNQRVFTGTLADLPKLVAEHEVHAPTLVIVGEVVQLREKLAWFEGAQSQV, from the coding sequence ATGGAATTTCTGCCGCTGTTTCATAACCTGCGCGGCAGTCGTGTGTTGGTGGTCGGCGGCGGGGAGATTGCCTTGCGCAAATCCCGCCTGCTGGCCGACGCCGGTGCGCTGCTGCGGGTAGTTGCACCTGAAGTGGAGCCACAGTTGCGCGAGCTGGTCACGGCCAGTGGTGGCGAGTGCCTGTTGCGCGGTTATGTCGAGGCGGACCTGGACGGCTGCGTGCTGATCATCGCCGCCACCGACGACGAACCGCTCAATGCCCAGGTCTCTGCCGATGCTCATCGGCGCTGTGCGCCGGTCAATGTGGTGGACGCGCCGGCCCTGTGCAGCGTGATCTTCCCGGCGATCGTCGACCGTTCGCCACTGGTGATCGCCGTCTCCAGCGGCGGCGATGCGCCGGTGCTGGCGCGCCTGATCCGGGCCAAGCTGGAAACCTGGATTCCCTCGACCTACGGTCAACTGGCCGGCCTGGCCGCGCGTTTTCGCAATCAGGTCAAAGGCCTGTTTCCGGATGTGCAGCAGCGTCGTGCTTTCTGGGAAGACGTATTTCAGGGACCGATCGCCGACCGGCAGCTGGCCGGGCAGGGCGATGAGGCCGAGCGCTTGCTACAGGCCAAGATCGCCGGCGAAGCGCCCCATGCGCCGGGTGAGGTGTATCTGGTGGGAGCCGGGCCGGGCGATCCAGACCTGCTGACCTTCCGTGCCCTGCGCCTGATGCAGCAAGCTGACGTGGTGCTCTACGACCGCCTGGTGGCACCGGCGATTCTCGAGCTGTGCCGGCGCGATGCCGAGCGGGTGTATGTTGGCAAGCGCCGCGCTGATCACGCCCTGCCCCAGGAGCAGATCAACCAGCAACTGGTGGACCTGGCCAAACAGGGCAAGCGCGTGCTGCGTCTGAAGGGCGGTGATCCGTTCATCTTCGGCCGTGGCGGCGAAGAGATCGAAGAGCTGGCGGCCCATGGCATTCCGTTCCAGGTAGTGCCGGGGATTACCGCGGCCAGCGGCTGCGCGGCCTATGCCGGGATTCCGCTGACCCACCGTGACTATGCGCAGTCCGTGCGTTTCGTTACCGGGCACCTGAAAGATGGCACCACCGATCTGCCTTGGGCCGACCTGGTCGCGCCTGCGCAGACCCTGGTGTTCTACATGGGCCTGGTGGGCTTGCCGGTGATTTGCGAGCAACTGATCCAGCATGGTCGCTCGGCGGATACGCCGGCAGCCTTGATCCAGCAGGGCACGACCTCCAACCAGCGAGTGTTCACCGGTACCCTGGCGGATCTGCCGAAGCTGGTGGCGGAGCATGAAGTGCATGCGCCGACCCTGGTGATAGTCGGCGAAGTGGTGCAGCTTCGCGAGAAGCTCGCCTGGTTCGAAGGCGCGCAGTCGCAGGTCTGA
- the serS gene encoding serine--tRNA ligase: protein MLDSKLLRSNLQDVADRLASRGFALDVARIEALEEQRKTVQTRTEQLQAERNARSKSIGQAKQRGEDIAPLMADVERMAGELAVGKVELDAIQTELDSILQGIPNLPHESVPVGDDEEGNVEVRRWGTPTAFDFPILDHVALGEKHGWLDFETAAKLSGARFALLRGPIARLHRALAQFMINLHTSEHGYEEAYTPYLVQAPALVGTGQLPKFEEDLFKISRENEADLYLIPTAEVSLTNIVAGEILDSKQLPIKFVAHTPCFRSEAGSSGRDTRGMIRQHQFDKVEMVQIVEPSTSMEALEGLTANAEKVLQLLELPYRTLALCTGDMGFSAVKTYDLEVWIPSQDKYREISSCSNCGDFQARRMQARFRNPETGKPELVHTLNGSGLAVGRTLVAVLENYQQADGSIRVPEVLKPYMGGLEVIG from the coding sequence ATGCTCGATTCCAAACTGTTACGTAGCAACCTTCAGGACGTAGCGGACCGCCTGGCATCCCGTGGCTTTGCCCTGGATGTAGCACGCATCGAAGCGCTGGAAGAACAGCGCAAGACCGTCCAGACCCGCACCGAACAACTGCAGGCCGAACGTAACGCGCGCTCCAAGTCCATCGGTCAGGCCAAGCAGCGCGGCGAAGACATCGCACCGCTGATGGCTGACGTCGAGCGCATGGCGGGCGAGTTGGCGGTCGGCAAGGTTGAGCTGGACGCCATTCAAACCGAGCTGGATTCGATCCTGCAGGGCATCCCGAACCTGCCTCACGAATCGGTGCCGGTTGGCGATGACGAAGAGGGCAACGTCGAAGTGCGCCGCTGGGGCACGCCGACGGCATTCGACTTCCCGATCCTGGACCACGTCGCCCTGGGCGAAAAACACGGCTGGCTGGACTTCGAGACTGCGGCCAAGCTGTCGGGCGCGCGTTTTGCCCTGCTGCGCGGGCCGATCGCCCGCCTGCACCGCGCCCTGGCGCAGTTCATGATCAACCTGCACACCAGCGAGCACGGCTACGAAGAGGCCTACACCCCTTACCTGGTGCAGGCACCGGCGTTGGTCGGTACCGGCCAGTTGCCGAAGTTCGAAGAAGACCTGTTCAAGATCAGCCGTGAAAACGAAGCCGATCTGTACCTGATCCCGACCGCCGAAGTGTCGCTGACCAATATCGTGGCCGGTGAAATCCTCGATTCGAAGCAGCTGCCGATCAAGTTCGTCGCCCACACCCCGTGCTTCCGCAGCGAAGCCGGTTCGTCGGGCCGCGACACCCGCGGCATGATCCGCCAGCACCAGTTCGACAAGGTCGAGATGGTCCAGATCGTCGAGCCATCGACCTCCATGGAAGCCCTGGAAGGCCTGACCGCCAACGCCGAGAAAGTCCTACAGTTGCTGGAGCTGCCTTACCGCACCCTGGCGCTGTGCACCGGCGACATGGGCTTCAGCGCGGTCAAGACCTACGACCTGGAAGTGTGGATCCCGAGCCAGGACAAGTACCGCGAGATTTCGTCGTGCTCCAACTGTGGCGACTTCCAGGCCCGTCGCATGCAGGCGCGCTTCCGCAACCCGGAAACCGGCAAGCCGGAACTGGTGCACACCCTGAACGGTTCCGGCCTGGCGGTCGGTCGTACCCTGGTGGCGGTGCTGGAGAACTACCAGCAGGCCGACGGTTCGATCCGTGTGCCTGAGGTACTCAAGCCTTACATGGGCGGCCTCGAGGTCATCGGCTAA
- the crcB gene encoding fluoride efflux transporter CrcB has translation MIPLILAVSVGGIAGTLLRFATGNWISANWPRHFYTATLAVNIVGCLLIGVLYGLFLIRPEVPIEVRAGLMVGFLGGLTTFSSFSLDTLRLLESGQVPLALGYAAISVFGGLLATWAGLSLTKL, from the coding sequence GTGATCCCATTGATCCTTGCCGTCTCGGTGGGCGGTATTGCCGGCACCCTGTTGCGCTTTGCCACCGGCAACTGGATCAGCGCCAATTGGCCGCGGCACTTCTATACCGCGACGCTGGCCGTTAATATCGTGGGCTGCCTGCTGATCGGCGTGCTGTACGGCCTGTTTCTGATACGCCCGGAGGTGCCCATCGAGGTGCGCGCCGGGTTGATGGTGGGCTTCCTTGGCGGCCTGACGACTTTTTCATCCTTTTCACTGGATACGCTGCGTCTGCTGGAAAGCGGACAGGTACCGCTGGCCCTGGGCTATGCGGCCATCAGCGTATTCGGCGGGCTGCTCGCGACCTGGGCCGGCCTGTCCCTGACCAAACTTTGA
- a CDS encoding replication-associated recombination protein A, translating to MDLFRSDPIAQPLAARLRPANLDEYVGQEHVLARGKPLREALEQGALHSMIFWGPPGVGKTTLARLLAKVSDAHFETVSAVLAGVKEIRQAVEIAKQQAAQYGRRTILFVDEVHRFNKSQQDAFLPYVEDGTLIFIGATTENPSFELNNALLSRARVYVLKSLDEAALHKLVQRALSEERGLGKRQLSLSDEGFQMLLAAADGDGRRLLNLLENASDLAEDGTEIGVELLQSLLGDTRRRFDKGGEAFYDQISALHKSVRGSNPDGALYWFARMLDGGCDPLYLARRVVRMASEDIGNADPRALSLCLAAWDVQERLGSPEGELAVAQAITYLACAPKSNAVYMGFKAAMRSAAEHGSLEVPLHLRNAPTKLMKQLGYGDEYRYAHDEPDAYAAGEDYFPEALEPQPFYQPVPRGLELKIGEKLKHLAELDRASPKQRRKP from the coding sequence ATGGATCTGTTTCGCAGTGACCCGATCGCCCAACCCCTGGCCGCGCGCTTGCGCCCGGCCAACCTGGACGAGTATGTCGGTCAGGAACATGTGCTCGCCCGCGGCAAGCCTCTGCGCGAAGCGCTGGAGCAGGGGGCCCTGCACTCGATGATCTTCTGGGGGCCGCCGGGGGTGGGCAAGACCACCCTGGCGCGGCTCCTGGCGAAAGTCTCGGATGCGCACTTCGAAACGGTCTCGGCGGTGTTGGCCGGGGTCAAGGAGATCCGCCAGGCGGTGGAAATCGCCAAGCAGCAGGCGGCCCAGTACGGGCGCCGGACTATCCTGTTCGTCGACGAAGTGCACCGCTTCAACAAGTCCCAGCAGGATGCCTTCCTGCCCTATGTCGAAGACGGCACCCTGATTTTCATCGGCGCGACCACCGAGAACCCGTCCTTCGAACTGAACAACGCACTCTTGTCCCGGGCCCGGGTGTATGTGCTCAAGAGCCTCGACGAGGCGGCGCTGCACAAGCTGGTACAGCGCGCGTTGAGCGAAGAGCGCGGGCTGGGCAAGCGTCAGCTGAGTCTCAGTGACGAGGGCTTCCAGATGCTCCTGGCGGCGGCGGACGGCGATGGCCGGCGGCTGCTCAACCTGCTGGAGAACGCCTCCGATCTCGCCGAAGACGGCACGGAAATCGGTGTCGAGCTGCTGCAAAGCCTGCTGGGCGATACCCGTCGGCGTTTCGACAAGGGCGGCGAAGCCTTCTACGACCAGATATCGGCGCTGCACAAGTCGGTCCGCGGCTCCAACCCGGACGGCGCCCTGTACTGGTTCGCGCGGATGCTCGACGGTGGTTGCGACCCGCTGTACCTGGCGCGGCGCGTGGTGCGCATGGCCAGCGAAGACATCGGCAACGCCGATCCACGGGCACTGAGCCTGTGCCTGGCCGCCTGGGACGTGCAGGAACGCCTGGGCAGCCCCGAAGGTGAGCTGGCGGTGGCCCAGGCCATCACCTACCTGGCCTGCGCACCGAAAAGCAACGCCGTGTACATGGGCTTCAAGGCCGCCATGCGCAGCGCCGCCGAACATGGTTCGCTGGAAGTGCCGCTGCACTTGCGCAATGCGCCGACCAAACTGATGAAGCAACTGGGCTACGGCGACGAGTACCGTTATGCCCACGATGAGCCGGATGCCTACGCGGCCGGCGAAGACTACTTTCCCGAGGCGCTGGAGCCACAGCCGTTCTATCAACCCGTGCCCCGTGGCCTGGAGTTGAAGATCGGCGAGAAGCTCAAGCATCTGGCGGAGCTTGACCGGGCCAGCCCCAAGCAGCGGAGAAAACCGTGA
- the lolA gene encoding outer membrane lipoprotein chaperone LolA, which translates to MRLIRMLLVPVLALTTLSAHADQKDVARLTQLLEKSQTLTARFSQLTLDGSGTQLQETAGDMALKRPGLFYWHTDAPQEQLMVSDGKKVSLWDPDLEQVTIKTLDQRLTQTPALLLSGDVSKISESFDISAKEAGGVVDFILKPKTKDTLFDSLRLSFRNGLVNDMQLIDSVGQRTNILFTGVKANEPIAASKFKFDIPKGADVIQE; encoded by the coding sequence ATGCGTCTTATCCGCATGTTGCTGGTACCGGTACTGGCTTTAACGACGCTGTCGGCCCATGCCGATCAGAAAGACGTGGCACGCCTGACCCAGTTGCTCGAAAAGTCCCAGACCCTGACCGCGCGCTTCTCGCAGCTGACCCTCGACGGCAGCGGCACCCAGCTGCAGGAAACCGCTGGCGACATGGCGCTGAAGCGCCCGGGCCTGTTCTACTGGCACACCGATGCGCCGCAGGAGCAACTGATGGTCTCCGACGGCAAGAAGGTTTCCCTGTGGGACCCGGACCTGGAGCAGGTCACCATCAAGACCCTGGACCAGCGCCTGACCCAGACCCCGGCCCTGTTGCTGTCGGGCGATGTGTCGAAAATCAGCGAAAGCTTCGACATCAGCGCCAAGGAAGCCGGTGGCGTGGTCGACTTCATCCTCAAGCCGAAAACCAAGGACACCCTGTTCGACAGCCTGCGCCTGTCGTTCCGCAACGGCCTGGTGAATGACATGCAGCTGATCGACAGTGTTGGCCAGCGCACCAATATCCTGTTCACCGGGGTCAAGGCCAACGAGCCGATCGCCGCTTCCAAGTTCAAGTTCGACATCCCCAAGGGTGCCGACGTGATTCAAGAATAA